The following nucleotide sequence is from Populus nigra chromosome 15, ddPopNigr1.1, whole genome shotgun sequence.
AACAACGTAAGCTTCTTTTGCCTGACTTGAGTCTCAAAGTTACAATAGCTGCTATGTGAgagtaattataatttcataactaTATTTCAATTTGAAACGAGGATTGACAATTTCTTTTGCTGGAGAATGTGCAGAAATCTTGGTCTTGTCAGGGCCGATGTTTCAAGACTTCCATTTGCATCGGGTTCAGTTGATGCTGTTCATGCTGGTGCTGCCATGCATTGCTGGCCATCTCCTTCCAATGCTGTAAGTGATCTTTCTtacatttatttcttttgtggATTTGATGGCATAAACTTCCAGATATACCAGTCCAGTCTGGTTTGCAAGATCCAAATTCCACTTGAATTTGGAAAAGGCACTGCAATCTTTTGTCTATCATGATTTGTGACTTTGATGTCCTTATCCTGATCCTGGCTTGATCTTGTCCCTCATGCTACTCTCTTAGTGCCATCTCTTATGCATTGGCCATTGACGTGTAACACACCATGTTATTATATGCTGTGAGTTAAAGAAAATTCTAACCTCATGATGTGGGATTGACGAGAGGATGAGTAATACAATGCTTAAAACTAGTCCTTTACAAGCTACAAGCTTGATTGTGATGTGGTCAATTCCTGTCACGTCTAAACCATCGAGGACTTCTTTTCCTATCTTTGGATTGAAACTTTATCAGGGTTCAGGAAATCAGTAGTTTAATGTGCTTCATTGCTCCAAAAGAGGAAGCAAAAAGAATATCAAGTTCAATACGCCACTTCTTACTTGACCATACTTGAAAAGGGTTTCAAGTCATAACCTACCAAAACTAGGTGTAAAGAGGCATGGAACACTGAGTAGATTGAGTCTCCAGGATAAGagttaaaaaaaggaaagattgTAGCCGTGGCTTTTGCCTTGCAAAGAGCTGAAGTAAAGGACACCTTCTCTAGACCTCAGGATGCTTGAGATCTCTATTACAGATATTTTCCCTAACAATTACTGCTGCCACTGAAAACACACAACACACAGATTgcaaatgaaaaacattataaCTTGCTGAATATGTAAGTTATCACCTTTTGTTTCAGAATCTACTAGATAGTGTCAGACAACAGTAGTCAGCCTCCAATCTTAATACATAAGGCGTTTATATTTGTGGGTTTGTGCACATAATACTTGTATCTATAGTATGACAAAGTCAACTACCTTAGGTGCCCATCATGTAGCTCTGCACTTTGGTCTCATGGAACTGATAACAACGTTCTACCGGTGGCAAGGCAGTGCCTACAGCACAAGATATCAAATTATATGCAAAACATTTGCATTGCTTTGATCAAATCCAGCAATTATCTTGGTTCACTGGCTATGTTTTGGGAAATTGTGTAGAGGTGGTTTGTTATGTCATCAGCAAGTAGGTTCCGTGGCGTCTTGTCCTGAGAAGTACACATCATAAATCCTTCTACCAAGTTCTGTGTTTATGTGTGTTTTAAGTGCTTTCTCATCATTTGACTGTATGTAGAATTATTTTATGAACCTGCTGTTCAACTAGTGACGTATCTAATAATGTCAGGTTGCTGAAATTTGTCGTGTATTGCGAAGTGGTGGAGTTTTTGTCGGAACCACTTTTCTTCGATATAGCTCAACCACTCCCCGGATAGAACGACCTTTCCGAGAGGTAATAagctttttttccttcatttgaTCAGATCATAGTCATAGAGTGATAATAGCTGGGAGGATTAATTACTATGCCTAGGGATACTTCCTTTTGGCTTTTGATTTTATGTGCTCATGTGTTTGTACTTTGTATATTTAATTGTTAGTTATTCAGAATTGCTCTAACCCAAGCTGGCAACGGTGAAAGTAACTGTCCAAATTGAAATTAGTTTGTGAATATAGCAAAGGAAGCAGTAAAGCAATGAAGTACTAGTGTTTTCAAGTTTCTACAAATTTCGGGTTAAGTGAAACTTACCCAGATTTGTTTGTTGATTTCCACACCACAAAAGGTTCACATTTCAATCATATCGTAACACATTTCATGGAGATTTGTGCACATTTGTCATGAAGACttcatttatcattaatttatattaacagAAGTCTTAAACTAGTATGGTTTGGGTCTGCTAGTTTTTAATCTTAACATTATGCTATTCTTGGAATGCTTGCTTCTTTGAGTTACATGTAAATTAATAGGTGATGTGTTAGCTCAACATACAACAGAGAAAATTGCACTTCCCCATTCCTTGGAAATTAGGTTCATAGTAATGATAGGTCCTTGTGAGGGTGGAACTCCATCCAAACTGGCTGCAGTTTGCACAGCCAGAGAATTGCAGGGTAATTCCATCTACACTCACCAATGTTATATGCTACAATTGGATCTAAAGATCTTCATGTGTCTGGCAGAGGATTTCGCGGAACTATAACTTCTTCACAGAGGAGGAAATTGAAGACTTGTGCTCAACATGTGGTCTTACGAACTACTCAAAGAAAGTTCAGCAAACGTTCATAATGTTCTCTGCTGAGAAGCCATGAAGCAAGGTTTAGTTCATTTAGACACAATTCTCCCTGGACTTGACATTGACATATCCGTTGCTGGTTTGGTATATAAGATATTCCAATTGTatagaaattttaaataaacaagaccTAAAAGGTGATAACCTGGGGAGTTGCAAAGTGCCAGTGTTAATAAAAAGAAGTCCATATTAAATgtctggtttatatatataatgattcaACCCCTACTTTGAACTTCAGCAGTGTCACTAATCCCAGGGGGCTAGCCTTTCTATTTGTAGATTTTGCTGGGAGTGATCTGAAAGCAATGCTTCTGGGATAGTCCACAAGCATACACTACTAGCACCGAGTCTGTAGAATGCGCTAATAAATTCTTAGCTTTCAGCTTTATCTGATGATTAGATAAAATTCATACTTGTTTTTGTCATGAAGTCTGTTTAATCTGTCCAAACTTCTTGCTGGGATTGGACTTGTCTAGGTGCTCTGTGAACAATATGCTAGACATTTCATGTCAACTGTTATGCATCAGTATCGTCCTGCATCACAAATCTTGTGACTCAAACGGACTCATGGTTTTGGACTGATATCTGTGACCTATAATCTATACAGACAGGGCTCATGAACCCGCATGATGTGAGTTTATTAAATGATAAGTCAGGATCTGGTGGCGAGGCTTTGCACATGACGAGTCCTCGAGGATTTGGGCAAAGCAAATATAATAGCCCCCGGGGATGTGGCTGAGCCAATAAAGAAACCCTTTGTAGCAGGGCAAAGTGTGTCTCTGAAGTATCAAATATGGGCAGAGAGAGCCCCTCGTGCGGCTCACAAGCTGACCAGCTTTCTGTATGTTCTTCTACAGTTCTACTACACTGTTTGCCCTAAAGGAACCCATCATTACAAACCCTGTTCACGTCTGGATCCTTGACCTTTGACCATCCAACAAGATGCACAGCTGgacaagaaaaataagagaggaATATTTGATCAGTCCAAGAACAAGGAGACCTCTTAGGGtttaatttggtttatttttcaaagtgaggACATTGGATCCCTTGCACGTGACCTTCTTTCCTCCTGCAATCCCATTTTGCTTTCCATGGCACGTGGGGTCGGTCACCCTTtacctttcttttattttttttataattttttctgcaAATTCTTATTTGTCTtcgtttttttctttagaataaTGTTAATCCAATCGGAAAAGCTCACTCAGCAATGGATGGGattttttccaaataatttcGAAAAAAagtcttttaataaaattagctttttttttctgaagGAAGAAATGGAGACTGGTTTTGctaattgatttgattattatttgccACGTGCATTGTCTTACTGCAACTCTTAATTATGATTACAGGAGAATAATGAAGATTAATGGGGTTGCTTTTAGCTGTTTcttgaattcaaaatatttttttcctgggTAATTTGAAAAGAGGAAAGGTACAGGGGCAAATGGTTTAAGATGATATCGTGCATCACATTTCCTATTGAATTGtgcatattttttgttgtcACTATTTGAAGGCTTCATAAACTTTATCAACATTAATTAGCAACTTTAGCATATTtaaatcaacattaaaaaatcaatttttaaaaaatatatatataaaaaaaatccgagTTAATTGAAGTTAACTCAATTAACACGTGACCTGCAATATAAAATcaggataatttaaaaaaaaacctaaaaaataaaccaaagttaaataaaaaagcattgaGAAAAAACTGTATTAACTCAACAGAAAGGAAAGcggaaaaaatcacaaagttcaAAACCCAATAATCtaatatcaaataatgaaattaaaaaaatattgaaaaaacaaattgaatcaaTCTGGGTTACCTTGATTAACCTGCGACATGcgatatgagataaaaaaaaaagagattaaggtcttatttgtttgctgaaaagtagtttctttttggaaaaagaattctgagaaagtgaattattttctgatatttggtagtataatagaaaataagttagaaaatattttccagtatttagttatatcatggaaaatgagttgaaaaataacttcttaatgttttatttttttcaagtttattaaaataatgaagaacaaatcttccaaattaaaaagttgaatgagaatgaaattgaaaaaaaatatatttcataaattatctcaaataaaataaataataatcaaaataatagagatcaaatctaaaaataaaaaaaattgaaagatgaagaaattaaaataataataattaacattttataaattatttcaaataacataagtaacaatcaaaagaatgagaaccaaaattgatagataaaaattttcaattaaaaaatgacaaaaggaaaaagaaaataacaattaggaccaaaattaatataaaaattaaattctaatgaatgaaattgaaaaacaaatattcaaaacaaatatatatatatatataaatcaaaagtttgaggaccaaattttatataatcagtaaataatatgacatgtttaattttttcacaacttctggaaagtattttcgaagccaattttttctttaactggaaagtgttttccgttgatcaacttttctaatggcaaacaaacacatgaaagtttagaAATTGATTTTCCGGAAACCACCGGCAAACAAAACAtagtctaaattaaaaaaaaaactagaaaaaaaaaaaccaaagttaagtcaataaaaaaaaaaaccttaagtaAACTTAGGTTAACTTAACTCATTTATGACCTAGGATAACCCCATTGAAAGGAAAgtagaaaaaatcacaaagttaaATACTTAACAatctaatatcaaataaaaaaaattaaaaaatataaaaatatcctaGTCAACCTAGATTTCTTAACTAACTAGCAATTAGAgatatgaaaatcaaatatgatataaaaataatgaagcaaaattcttaatcatcaaaagttgaaaaatgaaacaagtatcaatcaaataataaggatcaaatatggcatgaaaattaaataaaagaaacacaactagaaattaaatttaaaaatacaataatttaagaaaataataaaaataataatcaaaagaatgaagaataaaattgaataaaaaaattaaataaaattaaatattaagaaataaaattaaacaaaaaaaaacaaaaaaacaagaatgaactacatataaaaattaaatgaaaatgtaCCCCAGTATCCACCGTTCATAAtctcacactttttttttattattatcgtgggtgtccgggccagcttgcgcgcacctcgactaatcccacgggtcctgaagttaacgaccatataagcctccagtgaccatcgTATGAGCAGCCACAAgttttgaacctgagacctaagaggaagcaaaccccttagtcccaaactcttaccactaggccaccacctagatatTTCATAATCTCACACTTGCTAGGGCAGGTGCTGGACTTTCCAGTAAACATGATCGTTTGTCGTTGCTAATTGAAAAATTGTTAACAACTTAATGATTTAACTTCTTTTTAATAATACGTATATAATCAGTTGTGATTTATAGTGAATTGCAAAACCAAAACCAGCACTAATGGAAAATCTCTCTGCTAGAGAACAAAGTTCATGTACCCAAGCAGATTTCCTCTAGCAAGTTGCAAAGAATATCTACTCGGAGACCTTTACCAAGTTTCaagtagaagaaaaaacacacaattctaaaaataaaatggaattaACCAATTCGTGTGCTTTGTGCTTGCAGCCTTTGTGAGGCAGTGGGAATTAAGAATATTATCCAACAAGTCGCCGGGGAAAATATTTCGGCCACCGCCATTTATGCAGCGAAGATTGGATCTTTTTATACATGGAGTCATGCTCATACACATTTTCTGTGGACTGCAGGCAGCATAGAAAAGAGCAGATATTTCTAGTTAAGGGACATGTCAAGCTTGAAATTATGCCATGTGTATCACCAGGGAAGACTTTGCAGTAAGGAAATCATAAAAACGATTCATGGTTCATGCATGGAAAATGATCGCTGGCCAGTATGTTGAATTCAAATGTTGCCGACCTTGATTCCTTCTAATAATGTTCAGATTCGACTCCCTTTCTGTAAAGAACAAAAATACAGTAGCCTAAACAACTTTGTTTCTGGATAAATTACACGAATCGCCTCGAGATTTGTTATTGTTTAAATACTTAGATTACATTAtggattgtttttaaattatagctCAAGTGCTCCTCCTTAATTTCGAgagattttgaatttgaaatctttactttatatacatatatataaattttaattcaataatctaattatgttgattgtaaattaaaagaaaatgattcattaacaaaaactaattgagtaggaaaaatcatattattctTCTTCTCATAAAGTATTATTCATTAGaataatagtgttttttttactctttttttttaatattagatttattgaaagattgagcttcacaatttattattattttttaatgtgattattCTAATCTCATGATCCGGGTCACAAGTTTTACAGATTAACCCGGTTGACTCGGGGTTTTTATAGggtctttttttgtaattattttttttaatttcatcattcaccATTTAGGTTTATTAgcaattaaacttcataatttatttcggtttgatttttatgaggttatctcagttTCAGAACTCAAGTTTAGCATGTTAAACTAGGTTGactctggttttttttattgatattttttcaattctatcattcaatgttggattgattgagaattaagtttcataatttattttgatttactttttattgggATATCATGGTTTTATGATCccggtttaacaagttaatcctagttaattcaagttttttttgttcttttttaatttattattttcaatttaattcgtCTATGTTGGATTAACTGAGGATTAagtttcaatatgttttttgaactgctttctatgagattatcataatttcattaCTCGAGTCacgaattttatattttaatttaagttaattcaaGTCAGTctgatatattattattttaatattaaaaaaaatcatgttatattatcttaaaaaaatttaattaaactattttttcagtTGTCCACATGGTTTTTTAACTTGTCATCAAATTAATCTCTCTGCacgtttgaattttatttttcttccttaaAAACACGTTGAACAATGACAAGATAtttctttaaacttttttttttttttttggaaataataCAACTCATAACGCGTTTTTGTTTATCGTTTGGTTTGGTTGCGGCGGACGACATTGTGGTCTATGAAACCAAGCTTGGATTTATCTTTCAAAGAAATCATCATGTCAAATAATTATCCATGCCGGGGGGCCTAAAAACAAGCATCATTCGTTGATGATCGGAATGGTGAAGAAAGCATAGGTTGGCAGCACCAGGCTGGGCTGCACTCGATCGAAAGTTTCTCATTTGCCATAATAACAGGAGATAACAAGCAATAAAAGGCAAAATGAAATCGGGCATAGAGCTAAGGTATCGTCCTTGCTCTGAGAAATATTATTTGCCTTTGAATgagtatttattaaaaaataggaaACATAGCTTTATACAAGAGATTGATCTCCTACAGCCATGCTAATCTAGAATTCTAGCAGGTCTAAGTGTAAAATGCAAGTAAGCAAATATACAATTAATACAGTATATTGGTCAATGCATGACCGAATGAAGTGccatatattattgttattcttaaccctttttttaggttttgtttttgatatttttaatgtgatgatgttagaagaaaatatgaaaaaaaatattattttaatatatttttaattaaaaaatatttttaaaaaacaccatacatcacaataccaaaaacataaattttcgaTCCTTCTTCCTGTTTttgagtaaaatattttaccaaaAGAAGTGTCATGGTCTCTCTAggcatgaaataaaaaagggctaaaggaaagaaaaaataaataaataaagaatggcAAAAACCAAGATCAGCTCTTGGCCAGAGCCTAAAGACAAGAAAAGTTCCCTCAAAATTAGTAAAAGGGCTAATAAATCTTACTAACAAGTGCTTAATGAGTGGTGTTTGTCTGTCTAATGTTCGTCACAAGAGCACACATCATCGTTCAAAGCACAGCTCCTGGCTCTTTACTCTTTAGTGGAGCAGTTGGTTGATTAATGTTGCCACGTCTGATTCCCATGAAACCGAGTTTCCTCGTACGTGTCTGTTCAAAGTCCAATTGATACTGTGATGTTAAATCCGTAAATACCGACCAGATACGGGGAAGTAATAAATAGATTTTCTCTAGAAGCTCCGGTCATGATTTAATCTGTGCTGTTGATATTCCCACCGAGCTGCTTGTTCTTCGCTTGCTCttgaagttaattttaaaccagagagaatgagagaaattatgtaaaaaaaaaaacacgtgatGTGAACAAAAGGCAATGTTTAAGGCTAAATGAAGTTGTAAAGAAAAGGTGCAATTTAATAGCGAATCCTACTTTAATGTTGTGTTCTTTCAACTAATTAACTTTTGGACgactaattatttatataagatATAAAAGGAATAAGGTCCTTGATTCTAACCGTATTTTATACTTACattgataatttgataaatGAATATATAGTTTATTGCCAAAAACTATCGTTGTATAATCTGCATGAATAATCTCaacttcttttaatattttttccaaattcatctattatataagattgagtttttttattttttttatttttttaatttagatcaatttaatatgttgtcatctaaacattaaaaaaaaacatcttaaaattcttttaaaaccaaataacattttttttcaattatttagaTTATCTTTGAATCTATTAAATTGATTATGTCACATTACatacatgttaattttaaattttgatcagATAAGgaattaaatcatgaaagtttaaaaatgacccattaaattaaatttaataataatattaaataattcatttctAAACAGTTTTTTTACGTTAAAAAACTTTATCTAACCCAACAGTCTAATGCAAGCTAGGAAATTAGTAATTTTCTAAGAACTCATATCCATTGAATGAATGGAATATGATTGAAATTTTTCGTAAAAATAATTTGGAGAAGAATCTTtagataatattaataacaatattttatttacagtTGATAGATTTGACTTGAAATTTGtctcgaaaaaaaaaactagataaacttggattaattattttgtatcaaaataatattgttgtgtttttttttcaaaaacattttgatattactttgattgaatttgatcaAGTCAATCAaccatataatataattaaacatgcataaatcaatgttattttaaaaaaaaaatagtattgattCAACTAAATTTGGTCAATTAGTAAATCTAATCACATAATTAAACAAAcctaaatatatgtttttttattccaattaaaatatatctaacTCAAAGtcataaaattcttgaaagtactgattttaataactatgattccAATCACATATCTAACACTTACGTATTATCGCTAGCTATTAACAACTCGTTAAAATGACCATTTATGAACAAAGCAACCCATATATTGATAACCTACCACAGTAACAAGCACATACTTAAAACAAATTGCAGCGTCTCCCTCGTCTCCATCTCCAAGTCCAAATTCAAATATGTAGCTCAACTAATTTAAAAGatgttgataatttaataaagaaataaatgggcaaaaaatatacatgttagGGCAGCTGCTCCAAGAAGAGCTTGGTAAGTTTAGCATTAGAGCTCTTAAGCCAAGAagatcagtaaaaaaaaatagtttatggaGGTGGCAGAGAAAGGGAGACACAGAAACAGCTCCCACGTTCTCCTCATACCTGACTTCTTCTCTTTAAtaatgctctctctctctctctctctcacacacacacgctcacacacacacacacgctcaCATTCACAGTTATAAGTAGAAGCCGTCCCTGTTGACAAAATGATGCCTCTTTCTCAAGGGAATAAATATATACCCGTTCATCTCTTGTGAACCTCCATAAATACTCTTATCTCCATACCCTaatctctctctcccctctctctcttgTTACACCACTATCTTGATAACAGTTCAAGAGGGCTcatcatctctctctttttttctgtgATCATGGTGAGTGTACTCACTCTCCCTTCCCTCGCTTGATCGCCAATATCTATTGCAAAATTCTGTTTGAGTTTTGATTTATGTGTTGAATTTTTAAGTGTCTCTTTTGCTTAATTCTGGTTGGTATTTGTGATCATGGTGTTTTTCAGGGAATTCAAAAGCCTGCATGGTTGGGAGCTCTTTACACACAGAAGTTTTTTGCAGGGTGTTCTTATCATGAAGCTGCAAAGAAGAATGAAAAGAACGTGTGTTGTTTGGATTGTTGCATCAGTATTTGCCCTCATTGTATACCATCCCATCGCTTCCATAGGCTTCTTCAAGTTCGTCGTTATGTTTATCATGATGTTGTCCGACTGGAAGACCTCGAAAAGCTGATTGATTGCTCAAATGTTCAGGTTAGTGGCTTAAACAATCTTAATCTTCTTGCTTCATATGTTGCTCTAGCAAGATTCAGTCTGTAGTTTGCTAATTAACTTAGCTTTGATTATAGGCCTATACCATCAATAGTGCGAAAGTGGTGTTTATCAAGAAGAGAGCTCAGAACAGGCAATTCAAAGGGGCCGGAAACTATTGTACTTCCTGTGATAGAAGCCTTCAAGAACCTTTTATCCATTGCTCTCTTGGCTGCAAGGTACAAAGCAATTTTCATGCTAAATTCCAAGAAGGGTGACTAAAAGTTTTTTCCACATGCAATTACGACCCTTTTAGTCAAAAGAGCATATCACGATAAAGTTGCGCTCAATTATGATCAAATCTCCATGGACCGCCttcaaaaaaaggaagaaattgtTGTAAtcattttgtctttttatttcaatcgtTATGTCTTGATATCAATTTACATGTTAACTAAACTAACTAAGTGcgtatatttagaaaaataaattcatgtgtaaaaacagaaaagaagcaaaaatcATTAACGATCAGACCATCAATACAAGTGAATTTTACTCGAATCATGCACAATTAAGAAAACCAAGAATTGTGTATTGAATTAGCCAGATTACTTCTAGGACGGGTGTCTTAATTATGACCATCATTCTTAAGATCGATCCTATGATCATATTTAACAGAAAGATTTCCTTCAATGTTTTCTGCAGGTGGACTTTGTGCTGAAACATTACAAGGACCTTTCTCCATACTTGAGGAGATGCAACGCATTAACTCTTGGTCCTGACTTCTTTATCCCTCAAGATATGGCAGATGATGAGATGACCAATGAGACGCCTCACTCGACAATTGTGGACTCCGATGAGCCGATGAGCTGGTCTTCAAGTTCATCGGGTTCCGAAAACATGAGCATCGCTAGCACTGGGATTGTACGGAAGAAGAGGAGTGGATTATACGTATGTGCAAGATCATTGAGCAAGGTTTCTGATGAGGACATGGCTTCAAGCATGAGTAGAAGAAAAGGCATCCCTCATCGATCTCCTCTATGttaggaaaacaaattaaaccaaaaaaacttttatttattactataattattaattagttttactTGGATATTTTGACCGACCTTCAAATTCAAAGTGTTCTCTCTCACAGTCACATCATCTCTCTTCACTCTTCAACTTGAGTTAATTAATAACTTGGTCGGGGGGTTTTGTCTTAATGGCATCACGTGATTCCCAATTCCAAGTTATGGTTTTGtacatttttctattttttctatgcTCATATTAATAATTCAAGCCATCAATCCGAG
It contains:
- the LOC133674840 gene encoding protein RGF1 INDUCIBLE TRANSCRIPTION FACTOR 1-like, which codes for MGIQKPAWLGALYTQKFFAGCSYHEAAKKNEKNVCCLDCCISICPHCIPSHRFHRLLQVRRYVYHDVVRLEDLEKLIDCSNVQAYTINSAKVVFIKKRAQNRQFKGAGNYCTSCDRSLQEPFIHCSLGCKVDFVLKHYKDLSPYLRRCNALTLGPDFFIPQDMADDEMTNETPHSTIVDSDEPMSWSSSSSGSENMSIASTGIVRKKRSGLYVCARSLSKVSDEDMASSMSRRKGIPHRSPLC